The Candidatus Dependentiae bacterium genome includes a window with the following:
- a CDS encoding class I SAM-dependent methyltransferase, with amino-acid sequence MSHISQEFDQFAHNYRENLDKSLSLSGESSAYFAELKARKLAEWFPHLATKKISILDFGCGDGMMAGFLPRYFANAQIHGADPSPKSIEIAQKNYPEFNFLINSETTTSLDYSDDRFDIVYSAGTFHHIPFEMHQGYINEIYRILKPDGIFILFELNPLNPLTMRTFKNNPIDKNAKMLTPWYSYRLLKKYGKAHINFYCFFPRMLARLRFSEKFLTKLPLGALYAAIMQREEGI; translated from the coding sequence ATGAGCCACATCAGCCAAGAGTTTGATCAATTTGCACATAATTATAGAGAAAATTTAGACAAGTCGTTATCGCTATCTGGAGAATCAAGTGCCTATTTTGCTGAACTCAAAGCTCGCAAGCTTGCTGAGTGGTTCCCGCATTTAGCTACTAAGAAAATCTCAATTTTGGATTTCGGATGCGGAGATGGTATGATGGCCGGATTTTTGCCACGTTATTTTGCAAATGCGCAAATTCATGGCGCTGATCCATCCCCAAAAAGTATAGAAATTGCGCAGAAGAATTATCCGGAATTTAATTTTTTAATAAATTCAGAAACAACTACCAGTCTTGATTACTCCGATGATAGATTTGACATCGTTTATTCAGCAGGGACTTTTCATCACATTCCATTTGAAATGCATCAAGGATACATTAATGAAATTTATAGAATATTAAAACCTGACGGAATTTTTATTTTATTTGAGCTTAATCCGCTTAATCCTTTGACTATGAGGACTTTTAAAAACAATCCTATCGATAAGAATGCAAAAATGCTTACACCATGGTATTCGTATCGTTTATTAAAAAAGTATGGGAAAGCGCATATCAATTTTTATTGTTTTTTTCCACGTATGCTTGCGAGGCTGAGGTTTTCAGAGAAATTTTTGACAAAGCTGCCGTTAGGCGCGTTGTATGCAGCTATAATGCAAAGAGAAGAAGGAATTTAA
- a CDS encoding class I SAM-dependent methyltransferase translates to MKQVHQEFDQFAKDYRGILDDVCGLTGESSQYFAQLKIQKLAEWFPQLVNKEITILDFGCGDGMMTCFASEMFKKAKVYGVDPSPKSIAIAQQKYPHITFAVNSDSDTKIELDDSMFDLVVAAGAFHHIPYRMHEGYLNELMRILKRDGILILFELNPLNPGTQLMFHRSPFEDNAKMLKPWYTYKIARPYGGCTINYYCFFPRFMRMFRPLEKILKKIPCGGLYAAIIKKR, encoded by the coding sequence ATGAAACAAGTACATCAAGAGTTTGATCAATTTGCAAAAGATTATCGTGGCATTTTAGATGATGTCTGCGGATTAACTGGTGAATCGAGCCAATATTTTGCGCAATTAAAAATTCAAAAACTAGCGGAATGGTTTCCTCAATTAGTTAATAAAGAGATTACAATTCTAGATTTTGGATGTGGCGATGGGATGATGACTTGCTTTGCTAGTGAAATGTTTAAAAAAGCAAAGGTATACGGCGTAGATCCTTCTCCAAAAAGTATTGCAATTGCGCAACAAAAATACCCACACATAACATTTGCAGTGAATTCTGATAGCGATACTAAAATAGAATTGGATGATTCTATGTTTGATTTGGTTGTTGCGGCAGGTGCATTTCATCACATTCCTTATCGAATGCACGAAGGGTATTTGAATGAGCTTATGCGCATTTTAAAAAGGGATGGAATATTAATCCTTTTTGAACTTAACCCGCTCAATCCGGGCACGCAGCTAATGTTTCACCGTTCGCCATTTGAAGATAATGCAAAGATGCTTAAGCCTTGGTATACATATAAAATTGCACGGCCGTATGGTGGATGTACTATCAATTATTATTGTTTTTTTCCCAGATTCATGCGTATGTTTCGCCCTTTAGAGAAAATTTTGAAAAAAATACCGTGTGGTGGTTTGTATGCTGCTATAATTAAAAAAAGATGA
- a CDS encoding glycosyltransferase family 2 protein has protein sequence MSLPLVSIVVPLYNEESNLPALYDRLSRVASELKEFYNFEFLLVNDGSRDESWRTIAALAKHDNRIRGISFSRNFGKELAITAGYDHAVGDAIITMDSDLQHPPEFIPKLLSAWVEGFDIVYTRNAEHYESRFKKVAAFLHYKLLDAVSSVHIPSYVQDFRLTDKKVIEVLRHSREKARYLRGMVAWTGFSYTCIDVLYEKRFKGTSAFSFIQLLKISFDGLTGFSLFPLRIASYIGVFVIATGSAMLAYLSVRAFLFAPLHYWLFKCLVAIIYIFLGVLFILVWLLGEYIGRIYEEIKGRPLYVVANTVNMQDNGAERTLPLVNYKKPFSRENCTC, from the coding sequence ATGTCGTTACCCTTAGTCTCAATTGTTGTTCCATTATATAACGAAGAGTCAAATTTACCGGCTCTTTATGATCGTCTTTCAAGAGTTGCATCTGAACTAAAAGAATTTTATAATTTTGAATTTCTGCTCGTTAATGATGGTAGTCGTGATGAATCGTGGCGAACAATTGCGGCATTAGCAAAGCATGATAATCGCATAAGAGGAATTTCATTTAGTAGAAATTTTGGTAAAGAGTTGGCCATCACTGCTGGATACGATCATGCAGTTGGCGACGCGATTATTACCATGGATAGTGATTTACAGCATCCACCTGAATTTATACCTAAGCTCCTTAGTGCATGGGTAGAAGGATTTGATATCGTTTATACACGAAACGCAGAGCATTATGAGAGTAGGTTTAAAAAAGTGGCGGCATTCTTACATTACAAACTTTTAGATGCAGTTTCATCTGTACATATACCCTCCTATGTTCAAGATTTTAGGTTAACAGATAAAAAAGTTATTGAGGTTTTGCGGCATTCTCGAGAAAAAGCTCGCTATTTGCGAGGTATGGTAGCATGGACCGGGTTTTCATACACATGCATAGATGTACTATATGAAAAGAGATTTAAGGGAACTAGTGCTTTTTCGTTTATTCAACTTTTAAAAATATCGTTTGACGGGCTCACAGGATTTTCACTTTTTCCGCTGCGTATAGCGTCCTATATTGGTGTTTTTGTCATTGCTACTGGTAGCGCCATGCTTGCTTATTTGAGTGTGCGAGCTTTCCTATTTGCGCCACTGCATTATTGGCTTTTTAAATGTTTAGTCGCGATAATCTATATTTTTTTGGGAGTACTTTTTATTTTAGTGTGGCTTTTGGGAGAGTATATTGGAAGAATTTATGAAGAAATAAAAGGAAGACCTCTTTATGTCGTTGCTAACACAGTAAACATGCAAGACAATGGTGCTGAAAGAACGCTTCCCTTGGTAAATTATAAGAAACCGTTCAGT